From Phycisphaerae bacterium, one genomic window encodes:
- a CDS encoding amino acid adenylation domain-containing protein, giving the protein MRTTCRPYSVPEHELDAARSCRSEQGEDDTGRAPSSGELIHVLFQNQVALIPDAVAVVFDGRSVTYAELNRKANQLARHLRGLGVGPEVRVGICVERSLEMVVGLLGILKAGGTYVPLDPAYPQERLRFILEDTAAPVVVTQSTLAERLPSYRGQVVHLDRDAATIAACSCDSFAEERATASNLAYVIYTSGSTGRPKGVAIEHRSTVDLLRWARTVYSPGELAGVLASTSVCFDLSVFELFVPLSWGGTVILAENALAVPSLPEASRVTLINTVPSAMAELLRLQGVPASVGTVNLAGEPLTAQLADSIYALGTVGKVYDLYGPSEDTTYSTFALRKPSGKATIGQAIANTSVYILDERGHPVAIGTPGELFITGNGLARGYLDRPDLTAERFVPDPFAGKSGARMYRTGDLARFLPDGNIEFLGRIDHQVKIRGFRIELGEIEFQLREHESILQAVVVGHGAAGSDMQLVAYVVPKNGLPIDVAELRRHLKDRLPEYMVPAFFVGLTALPLSPNGKLDRKALPAPDASRPQTGRPYAPPRSPLEDLLASIWQQVLGLERIGIDDDFFELGGHSLLATQVVSRVRGLLQVELPLRALFEYPTIARLAERVQAAQTQPELASCPIEQVRRDRPLVLSLAQQRLWFLNQYESDRSVYNLPSAVHLKGPLRVDLLSRALERIVERHESLRTTFDAVEGEPVQVIHPPPCVDLPLEDLSGLEAEQRAHEAQRWAAEEARQPFDLVCGPLLRARLLRLSAEEHLLLLTMHHIVSDGWSMGTLLDELKVWYRSLCRGEEAGLPALAVQYADYAVWQRKWLQGEVLERQLAYWRERLAGAPALLELPTDRPRPALQSYRGAWHRFVIPRALAEALKTLSRQEGVTLFMTLLAGFQILLYRYSGQTDIVVGSPIAGRNRSEIEHLIGFFVNTLVLRTDLSGHPSGRELLGRVREAALGAYTHQDLPFEKLVEELNPQRSLSHAPLFQVMLVLENTPSAHEQMPGLEVWAEDIHSGTSKFDLLMSLAETSEGLAGTVEYNTDLFDVQTIQRMSQHFLHILEGLVDDPARSIVCLPILGRTERDQILANWNSTEQRFPDGQCVHQFFEQQATVTPDAVAVAVGNRSLTYAELNRRANGLAHHLQELGAGPDVPIGICLERSLEMLIGLLAILKAGSAYVPLDPAYPRERLTYMLADSKMPVLVTQASLANTLPTDEHQVVILDEDWQDRLAGFTENVQSDVSPDNLAYVIYTSGSTGMPKGVAMAHRALCNLISWQSGAIRLVGRCRVLQFAPISFDVSFQELFSTWASGGTIVLIQDDARLDPTQLLKVLAEQDIARVFLPCVALRQLAEAAAHRAALALHLTEVITAGEQLQITPAIADLFRLLPDCRLHNHYGPTEAHVVTAHTLGPSPAGWPVLPPIGRPISNTAIYILDPNLQPVPINVVGELYIGGAALARGYLNRPELTAERFIPDPFGNPGSRLYRTGDLARYLPDGVIHFLGRTDHQVKIRGFRVELGEVEAILATHTAVRACVVVVREDASGSKRLIAYIVPADTRQPPALEDLRGFLKARLPEHMIPSTFVLVPAMPLTPSGKVNRRALPAPDAGRLHTRREFTAPRNLPEDLLASIWQQVLGLERVGIDDDFFELGGHSLLATQVVSRVRGLLQVELPLRALFEYPTIARLAERVQAMRVGAEQEPHAVQAVPRQHPPPLSFAQQRLWFLNQYESDRSVYNLPSAVHLKGPLRVDLLSRALERIVERHESLRTTFDAVEGEPVQVIHPPPCVDLPLEDLSGLEAEQRAHEAQRWAAEEARQPFDLVCGPLLRARLLRLSAEEHLLLLTMHHIVSDGWSMGTLLDELKVWYRSLCRGEEAGLPALAVQYADYAVWQRKWLQGEVLERQLAYWRERLAGAPALLELPTDRPRPALQSYRGAWHRFVIPRALAEALKTLSRQEGVTLFMTLLAGFQILLYRYSGQTDIVVGSPIAGRNRSEIEHLIGFFVNTLVLRTDLSGHPSGRELLGRVREAALGAYTHQDLPFEKLVEELNPQRSLSHAPLFQVMLVLENTPSAHEQMPGLEVWAEDIHSGTSKFDLLMSLAETSEGLAGTVEYNTDLFDADTVARLVDHYLTLLEGMAESPERTVSSLSLTTALERRQLLVEWNDTAIEYPTICIHELFEERSAGMPDAVAVVHEDRSMTYAELNRRANQLAHYLRGLGVGPETLVGICLGRSPDMVVGLLGILKAGGVYVPLDPAYPRERLALMIEDSHASVVVTTSAFRAQLEALADRLVCLDETWPMIARESAENPVCRVSPDNLAYVMYTSGSTGRPKGVEIPHRGVVRLVKNVHYCRLGPEETILQLAPISFDASTLEIWGSLLNGGRLVLYPGEKPSLDDIGAMIREHRVTTLWLTAGLFHLMVDERLNDLGELRQLLAGGDVLSPRHVQRCAASHPQLTLINGYGPTENTTFTCCHRITDPHLIGEHVPIGRPIANTRAYILDRHMNLVPMGVTGELYAAGDGLARGYLNRPELTAERFIPDPFGNPGSRLYRTGDLARYLSDGAIHFLGRADHQVKIRGFRVELGEIESRLKEQDGIADAVVVVRADACTDKRLVAYLVPKDGSHLDTVQVRRFLHDCLPEHMIPERLAILPGLPLTPNGKVDRAALPDLLDTVAAGLGQLVQPRNEVESKLVRLWEELLNVQPIGVTDDFFQLGGHSLKLAQLVARVEDQFKVRLPLPVAFRASTVEKMAGVITTQTVGVVPLLVTLKDSGSRRPLFILPGIGGHPYGFSKLARLIDEDRPIYGMMAVGLDGSESPPEQVEVIAARYCREVMAVQPAGPWLVLGYSFGGLVAFEMARQMQEMGKSFAFLGMLDAAAPGYPRPVPLATKICLHWRLFASLSLRGKLEYLVERVKSRTKRILPQLGFYPSELPSELARFKKATLGRCNRAMMKAYYAYRPQRIDHNLIVFRAAIPPAWAATLFDDPRMGWEAWTNGKVEDHEVPGDHLGVLQEGANLPVLAATINKCLRHLP; this is encoded by the coding sequence CGCAGCCCCGGTGGTCGTGACACAGAGTACCCTGGCGGAACGTCTGCCAAGTTACCGAGGTCAAGTTGTCCACCTAGACCGCGACGCGGCCACGATTGCGGCTTGTTCCTGCGATTCCTTTGCCGAGGAACGAGCAACCGCATCCAATCTCGCCTACGTCATCTACACTTCGGGTTCGACCGGTCGCCCCAAGGGGGTGGCCATCGAGCATCGCAGCACGGTCGATCTACTCCGTTGGGCGCGCACGGTTTACTCACCGGGTGAGCTGGCCGGCGTCCTCGCTTCGACTTCGGTGTGCTTTGATCTGTCCGTGTTTGAGCTGTTTGTGCCGTTGAGCTGGGGCGGGACGGTGATTCTGGCGGAGAACGCGCTGGCTGTCCCGAGCCTGCCAGAAGCCTCGCGGGTCACACTGATCAACACCGTGCCGTCGGCCATGGCGGAACTGCTTCGGCTGCAGGGCGTACCTGCCTCGGTGGGCACGGTCAATCTGGCCGGTGAGCCCCTGACCGCCCAATTGGCGGACAGCATCTACGCTCTGGGCACGGTCGGCAAGGTCTACGACCTGTACGGTCCATCGGAGGACACGACCTACAGCACGTTCGCTCTGCGGAAACCGAGCGGCAAGGCGACGATCGGCCAAGCGATCGCGAACACATCGGTCTATATCCTGGACGAGCGCGGCCACCCCGTGGCGATCGGCACGCCGGGGGAGTTGTTCATCACCGGCAACGGCCTCGCCCGCGGGTACCTCGATCGTCCGGACCTGACTGCGGAGCGGTTTGTTCCCGACCCGTTTGCGGGCAAGAGTGGAGCCCGCATGTATCGGACGGGGGATCTGGCGAGGTTTCTACCCGACGGGAACATTGAGTTTCTCGGCAGAATCGACCACCAAGTCAAGATCCGGGGTTTCCGCATCGAGTTGGGCGAGATCGAGTTCCAGCTTCGGGAGCACGAGAGCATTCTCCAGGCGGTGGTCGTGGGCCACGGCGCCGCAGGCTCTGACATGCAACTGGTAGCGTACGTCGTGCCAAAGAACGGCCTCCCGATTGATGTGGCTGAGCTTCGACGACACCTGAAGGATCGCTTGCCGGAGTATATGGTTCCAGCGTTCTTCGTTGGACTGACGGCGCTGCCGCTCTCCCCCAACGGGAAGCTGGACCGCAAGGCCTTGCCGGCTCCCGACGCCAGCCGGCCGCAAACGGGGCGTCCTTATGCACCTCCACGCAGCCCGCTGGAGGATCTCCTGGCCAGCATCTGGCAGCAAGTTTTAGGCCTGGAGCGTATCGGCATCGACGACGACTTCTTCGAACTGGGCGGGCATTCGCTGCTGGCGACCCAGGTCGTCTCCCGGGTCCGCGGGCTCTTGCAGGTCGAGCTCCCCTTGCGGGCCCTGTTCGAGTACCCCACCATTGCCAGGCTTGCGGAGAGAGTCCAGGCGGCCCAGACCCAACCTGAGCTCGCATCCTGTCCGATTGAACAGGTCCGGCGCGACCGACCTCTCGTCCTCTCGCTTGCCCAGCAGCGGCTGTGGTTCTTGAACCAGTATGAATCGGATCGGTCGGTGTACAACCTGCCCTCGGCCGTCCACTTGAAGGGTCCGCTGAGAGTCGATCTGCTGAGCCGGGCCCTGGAGCGGATCGTGGAGCGGCACGAATCCCTGCGAACCACCTTTGACGCGGTCGAGGGTGAACCCGTTCAGGTGATTCATCCGCCGCCGTGCGTGGATCTGCCGTTGGAGGACTTGTCCGGCCTGGAAGCGGAACAGCGGGCCCACGAGGCCCAGCGATGGGCTGCGGAGGAGGCCCGCCAGCCCTTTGATCTGGTGTGTGGCCCGTTGTTGCGGGCACGGCTGCTGCGGCTTTCGGCCGAGGAGCACCTTCTGCTGCTGACCATGCATCACATTGTCTCCGACGGCTGGTCGATGGGCACTCTCCTTGACGAGTTGAAGGTCTGGTATCGATCTTTGTGCCGCGGAGAGGAGGCCGGGCTTCCAGCCCTTGCGGTGCAGTATGCCGACTATGCGGTCTGGCAGCGGAAGTGGCTGCAGGGGGAGGTGCTGGAGAGACAACTCGCCTACTGGCGTGAGCGGCTGGCCGGTGCCCCGGCCCTGCTGGAGTTGCCGACGGACCGGCCACGTCCCGCATTGCAGAGCTACCGGGGCGCATGGCACCGTTTCGTCATTCCCCGAGCTCTCGCCGAAGCCCTGAAGACGCTGAGCCGGCAGGAGGGGGTAACGCTGTTCATGACCCTGCTGGCGGGGTTCCAGATCCTGCTTTACCGCTACAGTGGCCAGACCGACATCGTGGTGGGTTCGCCGATTGCGGGGCGGAACCGATCGGAGATCGAACATCTGATTGGTTTCTTCGTGAACACGCTGGTGTTACGCACCGACCTGTCGGGTCATCCGAGCGGTCGCGAGCTGCTCGGACGCGTCCGGGAGGCGGCCCTGGGAGCATACACCCATCAGGATCTGCCCTTCGAGAAACTGGTCGAAGAGCTCAATCCGCAGCGGAGTCTGAGCCACGCCCCCCTGTTCCAGGTCATGCTGGTGCTGGAGAACACGCCATCCGCGCACGAGCAGATGCCGGGCCTCGAGGTGTGGGCGGAGGACATTCACAGCGGCACCTCGAAGTTCGATCTGCTGATGTCGCTGGCCGAGACGTCCGAGGGACTGGCCGGAACCGTTGAGTACAACACGGACCTGTTCGACGTCCAGACAATCCAACGAATGTCGCAGCATTTCCTGCACATCCTCGAGGGACTGGTGGACGACCCCGCGCGGTCGATTGTGTGCCTGCCGATATTGGGGCGGACTGAACGTGATCAGATCTTGGCCAACTGGAACTCTACCGAGCAGCGGTTTCCGGACGGACAGTGCGTCCATCAGTTCTTTGAGCAGCAGGCTACAGTCACACCTGACGCGGTGGCGGTGGCCGTTGGGAATCGGTCGCTGACCTACGCGGAGTTGAATCGGCGGGCAAACGGACTAGCTCATCACCTGCAGGAGCTTGGCGCCGGCCCTGATGTTCCCATCGGCATCTGCCTGGAACGCTCGCTTGAAATGCTCATTGGTCTGCTGGCCATTCTCAAAGCGGGCAGTGCGTATGTTCCGCTGGATCCGGCGTACCCACGCGAGCGATTGACCTACATGCTCGCGGACAGCAAGATGCCTGTTCTGGTCACACAGGCAAGCCTGGCCAACACCCTGCCGACGGACGAACACCAAGTCGTCATACTCGACGAGGACTGGCAGGATAGGCTTGCCGGGTTCACGGAAAACGTTCAATCCGATGTTTCGCCTGACAACCTCGCTTATGTGATCTACACCTCGGGTTCGACGGGCATGCCCAAGGGTGTGGCCATGGCTCATCGAGCGCTCTGCAATCTCATCTCATGGCAGTCGGGCGCGATCCGACTCGTGGGAAGATGCCGCGTACTCCAATTCGCCCCGATCAGTTTCGACGTGTCCTTTCAGGAGCTGTTCTCAACCTGGGCGTCGGGCGGCACGATAGTCCTGATTCAGGACGATGCTCGATTGGACCCGACACAGCTTCTAAAAGTACTGGCCGAGCAGGACATCGCGAGGGTGTTTCTTCCTTGTGTCGCCCTCCGACAGCTGGCGGAAGCAGCCGCTCACCGCGCGGCTTTGGCGCTCCACCTGACAGAGGTGATCACCGCGGGGGAACAGCTGCAGATCACCCCGGCCATTGCGGACCTCTTCCGTCTGCTGCCGGACTGCAGGCTGCACAATCACTACGGTCCGACGGAGGCACACGTGGTGACCGCGCACACGCTTGGGCCCTCGCCGGCCGGCTGGCCGGTACTCCCTCCTATCGGCCGCCCCATATCCAACACCGCCATCTACATCCTTGATCCCAACCTGCAGCCCGTACCCATCAATGTGGTGGGAGAGCTCTACATCGGTGGTGCGGCGCTGGCCCGCGGGTACTTGAACCGTCCGGAGTTGACCGCGGAGAGGTTCATCCCCGACCCCTTTGGCAATCCTGGCTCACGGCTCTACCGGACGGGCGACCTGGCCCGCTACCTGCCGGACGGGGTCATTCACTTCCTCGGAAGAACCGACCACCAGGTCAAGATCCGCGGATTCCGCGTCGAACTGGGCGAAGTAGAAGCGATTCTCGCCACGCATACCGCGGTGCGAGCGTGCGTTGTCGTGGTGCGGGAAGATGCGTCGGGAAGCAAGCGGCTGATCGCCTATATTGTCCCGGCAGACACCCGCCAGCCGCCAGCTCTCGAGGATCTTCGTGGTTTTCTCAAGGCTCGGCTACCAGAGCACATGATTCCCTCCACCTTCGTGCTTGTGCCTGCCATGCCCTTGACGCCGAGCGGGAAGGTCAATCGCAGGGCCCTGCCGGCTCCCGACGCCGGCCGTCTGCACACCCGGCGAGAGTTCACAGCACCACGCAACCTCCCAGAGGACCTCTTAGCCAGCATCTGGCAGCAGGTTTTAGGCCTGGAGCGTGTCGGCATCGACGACGACTTCTTCGAACTGGGCGGGCATTCGCTGCTGGCGACCCAGGTCGTCTCCCGGGTCCGCGGGCTCTTGCAGGTCGAGCTCCCCTTGCGGGCTCTGTTCGAGTACCCCACCATTGCCAGGCTTGCGGAGAGAGTCCAGGCGATGCGGGTCGGTGCCGAACAGGAGCCCCACGCCGTCCAGGCGGTTCCCCGTCAGCACCCACCGCCGCTGTCCTTTGCCCAGCAGCGGCTGTGGTTCTTGAACCAGTATGAATCGGATCGGTCGGTGTACAACCTGCCCTCGGCCGTCCACTTGAAGGGTCCGCTGAGAGTCGATCTGCTGAGCCGGGCCCTGGAGCGGATCGTGGAGCGGCACGAATCCCTGCGAACCACCTTTGACGCGGTCGAGGGTGAACCCGTTCAGGTGATTCATCCGCCGCCGTGCGTGGATCTGCCGTTGGAGGACTTGTCCGGCCTGGAAGCGGAACAGCGGGCCCACGAGGCCCAGCGATGGGCTGCGGAGGAGGCCCGCCAGCCCTTTGATCTGGTGTGTGGCCCGTTGTTGCGGGCACGGCTGCTGCGGCTTTCGGCCGAGGAGCACCTTCTGCTGCTGACCATGCATCACATTGTCTCCGACGGCTGGTCGATGGGCACTCTCCTTGACGAGTTGAAGGTCTGGTATCGATCTTTGTGCCGCGGAGAGGAGGCCGGGCTTCCAGCCCTTGCGGTGCAGTATGCCGACTATGCGGTCTGGCAGCGGAAGTGGCTGCAGGGGGAGGTGCTGGAGAGACAACTCGCCTACTGGCGTGAGCGGCTGGCCGGTGCCCCGGCCCTGCTGGAGTTGCCGACGGACCGGCCACGTCCCGCATTGCAGAGCTACCGGGGCGCATGGCACCGTTTCGTCATTCCCCGAGCTCTCGCCGAAGCCCTGAAGACGCTGAGCCGGCAGGAGGGGGTAACGCTGTTCATGACCCTGCTGGCGGGGTTCCAGATCCTGCTTTACCGCTACAGTGGCCAGACCGACATCGTGGTGGGTTCGCCGATTGCGGGGCGGAACCGATCGGAGATCGAACATCTGATTGGTTTCTTCGTGAACACGCTGGTGTTACGCACCGACCTGTCGGGTCATCCGAGCGGTCGCGAGCTGCTCGGACGCGTCCGGGAGGCGGCCCTGGGAGCATACACCCATCAGGATCTGCCCTTCGAGAAACTGGTCGAAGAGCTCAATCCGCAGCGGAGTCTGAGCCACGCCCCCCTGTTCCAGGTCATGCTGGTGCTGGAGAACACGCCATCCGCGCACGAGCAGATGCCGGGCCTCGAGGTGTGGGCGGAGGACATTCACAGCGGCACCTCGAAGTTCGATCTGCTGATGTCGCTGGCCGAGACGTCCGAGGGACTGGCCGGAACCGTTGAGTACAACACGGACCTGTTCGACGCCGACACCGTAGCGAGGCTGGTTGATCACTACCTCACGCTCCTCGAGGGCATGGCTGAATCACCCGAGCGAACCGTTAGCAGTCTTTCGCTCACGACCGCTCTCGAGCGGCGGCAACTCCTGGTCGAATGGAATGACACGGCGATCGAGTACCCGACGATCTGCATCCACGAACTATTTGAGGAGCGTTCCGCCGGTATGCCCGACGCGGTGGCGGTGGTGCACGAAGACCGGTCCATGACCTACGCGGAACTGAACCGTCGGGCGAATCAGTTGGCACACTACCTCCGAGGCTTGGGCGTAGGTCCCGAGACCTTGGTCGGCATTTGCCTAGGGCGTTCGCCGGACATGGTTGTCGGCTTGCTCGGCATTCTCAAGGCTGGCGGAGTCTATGTGCCCCTGGACCCGGCCTATCCCAGAGAACGGCTCGCCCTCATGATCGAGGACAGCCATGCGTCGGTCGTGGTGACCACGTCCGCATTCCGCGCCCAACTGGAAGCCCTTGCTGACCGTCTCGTTTGTCTTGACGAGACTTGGCCGATGATCGCCAGGGAATCCGCCGAGAATCCGGTGTGCCGGGTGAGCCCGGACAACCTAGCTTACGTGATGTATACATCCGGCTCCACCGGACGTCCGAAGGGCGTCGAGATTCCCCATCGCGGGGTGGTCCGACTGGTGAAGAATGTCCATTACTGCCGGCTTGGGCCGGAGGAAACCATTCTCCAGCTGGCACCGATCTCTTTTGACGCCTCCACCCTCGAGATCTGGGGCAGCCTGCTCAATGGTGGCCGCTTGGTCCTGTATCCCGGCGAGAAGCCCTCGCTGGATGACATCGGAGCGATGATTCGTGAGCACCGGGTCACCACCCTATGGCTTACCGCCGGCCTGTTCCATTTGATGGTGGACGAGCGTCTGAACGATCTTGGCGAGCTGCGTCAGCTTCTGGCCGGTGGAGACGTACTATCACCTCGGCACGTCCAGCGCTGCGCGGCGTCTCATCCGCAGTTGACTCTGATCAACGGCTATGGCCCGACAGAGAACACGACTTTCACTTGTTGTCACAGGATCACGGACCCCCATCTGATCGGCGAGCATGTGCCGATTGGGCGGCCCATCGCCAACACCCGCGCCTACATCCTTGACCGTCACATGAATCTGGTTCCGATGGGTGTGACCGGCGAGTTGTATGCCGCCGGTGATGGTCTGGCCCGCGGGTACCTGAACCGTCCGGAGCTGACCGCGGAGAGGTTCATCCCCGACCCCTTTGGTAATCCGGGCTCACGGCTCTACCGGACGGGCGACCTGGCCCGCTACCTGTCGGACGGGGCCATCCACTTCCTCGGAAGAGCCGACCACCAGGTCAAGATCCGCGGATTCCGCGTCGAACTGGGCGAGATCGAGTCCCGGCTTAAGGAGCAGGACGGTATTGCCGACGCGGTCGTTGTGGTCCGAGCCGACGCGTGCACTGATAAGCGGTTGGTTGCGTATCTGGTGCCGAAAGATGGTTCCCATCTGGACACCGTCCAAGTCCGGCGGTTTCTACATGATTGCCTGCCGGAGCACATGATTCCGGAGAGACTCGCCATCCTGCCCGGTCTCCCGCTCACCCCCAACGGCAAGGTCGATCGCGCGGCTCTTCCCGACCTGCTGGACACGGTCGCGGCCGGTCTCGGGCAGCTAGTCCAGCCTCGCAATGAGGTTGAGAGCAAGCTCGTTCGGTTATGGGAGGAGTTGCTCAACGTTCAACCGATCGGCGTCACCGATGACTTTTTCCAATTGGGCGGGCATTCGCTCAAGCTTGCCCAGTTGGTGGCCAGAGTGGAGGACCAGTTCAAGGTCCGGCTACCGCTGCCGGTCGCGTTCCGCGCCTCGACCGTCGAGAAGATGGCGGGGGTCATCACCACCCAGACGGTCGGCGTCGTGCCACTCCTCGTAACTCTAAAAGACTCTGGAAGCCGCCGGCCCTTGTTTATCCTTCCTGGGATCGGCGGCCACCCGTATGGATTCTCCAAGCTCGCCAGGCTGATCGACGAGGACCGTCCCATCTACGGCATGATGGCCGTAGGACTGGACGGCAGCGAGTCGCCTCCTGAGCAGGTTGAGGTGATTGCGGCGCGTTATTGCCGCGAGGTGATGGCCGTTCAGCCGGCGGGACCCTGGCTGGTACTAGGCTACTCCTTCGGCGGCCTTGTGGCCTTCGAGATGGCCCGACAGATGCAGGAGATGGGCAAATCCTTCGCGTTTCTCGGCATGCTCGACGCGGCAGCCCCTGGCTACCCGAGGCCCGTGCCCCTGGCGACGAAGATCTGCCTGCACTGGCGGCTCTTTGCGAGCCTGTCGTTGCGAGGCAAGCTGGAATATCTCGTCGAACGGGTCAAGAGCCGCACGAAGAGGATACTTCCCCAGCTTGGCTTCTATCCCTCGGAGCTGCCCTCGGAACTCGCTCGTTTCAAGAAGGCAACGCTGGGCCGATGCAATCGGGCCATGATGAAGGCCTATTACGCCTATCGGCCACAACGGATCGACCACAATCTGATCGTCTTCCGGGCGGCGATCCCACCGGCTTGGGCAGCCACGCTGTTTGATGATCCCAGGATGGGCTGGGAGGCATGGACGAACGGGAAGGTCGAGGACCACGAGGTGCCCGGTGACCACCTAGGGGTTCTTCAGGAGGGTGCGAATCTCCCGGTCCTGGCAGCAACAATCAACAAGTGTCTGAGGCACCTTCCCTGA
- a CDS encoding AAA family ATPase, producing the protein MPEDAVPAGGGIKVGHLLAALKRRWLIVVLVWPLLAGPAAVAIWKFVKPKYTATAQVQVQPSLPRILYADEQTEMMPAFDGFLNTQAQIMTSEGVLREVLSEPQVKALPLFQADDPMTELREGVQAAVVPRTYVVQLNVTQSDPAAAKTLASAIMDRYRIKAGAAEDQQRKTRRDRLNSRKAELESELKAVQSLIQELAKKHQASSPTMFEVIRKSMVEGSLQIQQEWSRASLDVEQLQLRLNQLKQVSASAPASAPASLIDILPEENPAERVAAIERDPMVQVLRRRIESASLKLAQLVSVMTDEAREVARARTELEDLKKELDKELERASSDHERNRLEMAARMKDVAVAALERKLAQAKTLRDLLEERVKTANTQQLEVGQNDQAIQREKLNLDEVQKRYQEVTEEITKLETEKDRPGRISVISEAEVREEGIRDNRTKFIPAAVVGALFLACALAFLRDRLDPRIHTPYEVEEGTGLRLLGAVPSVHELKAGRVTEEDFAESYRLVRANLAGLGEDGSPPRSLLVTSAQACEGKTSLAVSLAASLAESGSRVLLIDGDIQAPQIGQVLNLATSHTLREVLLREQPLAKAVVHSRLPNLDVLVAGINGHSARGVLDSRSANRLLREAVKEYDHVVVDSPPSLGAADALAWAQAVDGVILSTFANFSNSRAMKIACQRLGMVQARLLGAVVCNTSIKESYYSYSSSSVRSTTSGTNAAAFKPGERRTPPFVQLPGVTAAESASSELSKST; encoded by the coding sequence ATGCCGGAGGATGCGGTCCCGGCCGGCGGGGGGATCAAGGTTGGGCACTTGCTGGCCGCCTTGAAACGCCGGTGGCTGATTGTCGTGCTGGTCTGGCCGCTGCTGGCTGGGCCGGCCGCCGTGGCGATCTGGAAGTTCGTCAAGCCAAAGTACACCGCCACCGCCCAGGTTCAAGTCCAACCCAGCCTTCCCCGTATTCTCTATGCCGACGAACAGACCGAGATGATGCCTGCGTTCGACGGCTTCCTGAACACCCAGGCTCAGATCATGACCAGCGAGGGGGTCTTGCGGGAGGTTCTGAGCGAACCGCAAGTCAAGGCCCTGCCGCTGTTCCAGGCCGATGACCCCATGACCGAACTGCGCGAGGGTGTCCAGGCAGCCGTTGTTCCGAGGACCTACGTCGTGCAGTTGAACGTCACCCAGTCCGATCCCGCGGCGGCGAAGACGCTGGCCAGCGCCATCATGGACAGGTACCGCATCAAGGCCGGCGCCGCGGAGGACCAGCAACGCAAGACTCGTCGTGACAGACTGAACTCCAGGAAAGCCGAGCTGGAGTCCGAACTCAAGGCCGTGCAGAGCCTGATTCAGGAGTTGGCCAAGAAGCACCAGGCCTCCAGCCCGACCATGTTCGAAGTCATTCGCAAGAGTATGGTGGAGGGGAGTCTGCAGATCCAGCAGGAATGGAGCAGGGCTTCCTTGGATGTCGAGCAACTCCAGCTGCGACTCAACCAGTTGAAACAGGTCTCAGCGAGCGCGCCCGCCAGTGCCCCGGCATCGCTCATCGATATTCTGCCGGAGGAGAATCCAGCTGAACGCGTGGCTGCGATTGAACGCGATCCAATGGTGCAGGTGCTGCGCAGACGAATCGAATCCGCTTCTCTCAAGCTGGCCCAGCTCGTCTCGGTGATGACCGATGAAGCGAGAGAGGTTGCGCGGGCCAGAACCGAACTCGAGGATCTCAAGAAGGAACTTGACAAGGAGCTCGAGCGGGCATCCAGCGACCATGAGCGGAACCGTCTGGAGATGGCCGCCAGAATGAAAGATGTCGCCGTCGCCGCCCTTGAGCGCAAGCTGGCTCAGGCCAAAACGCTCCGTGATTTGCTCGAGGAAAGGGTGAAGACGGCCAACACGCAACAGCTCGAGGTCGGCCAGAATGACCAGGCCATCCAGCGGGAGAAGCTGAACCTTGACGAAGTCCAGAAACGGTATCAGGAAGTGACCGAGGAGATCACCAAGCTCGAGACGGAGAAGGATCGTCCGGGGCGAATTTCGGTCATCTCAGAAGCAGAAGTCCGCGAGGAGGGTATCCGAGACAACCGCACGAAGTTTATCCCCGCCGCGGTGGTCGGAGCCCTGTTCCTGGCGTGCGCATTGGCGTTCCTGCGCGACCGTCTCGATCCACGAATCCACACCCCGTACGAGGTCGAGGAAGGGACCGGCCTGAGGCTGCTGGGCGCGGTTCCGTCCGTTCATGAACTGAAGGCCGGGCGCGTCACTGAAGAGGACTTCGCTGAATCCTATCGCCTGGTCCGCGCCAATCTGGCCGGGCTCGGCGAGGATGGGTCACCGCCGAGGTCACTGCTGGTGACCAGCGCGCAGGCCTGCGAGGGCAAGACTAGCTTGGCCGTGAGCCTCGCGGCCAGCCTTGCAGAGAGCGGCTCTCGTGTCCTGCTGATCGACGGCGACATCCAGGCTCCGCAGATCGGCCAGGTACTGAATCTGGCGACTTCCCATACCCTGCGAGAGGTCTTGCTCCGGGAGCAGCCTCTAGCCAAGGCCGTGGTGCACTCTCGATTGCCGAACTTGGATGTCCTGGTGGCGGGCATCAACGGTCATAGCGCTCGAGGAGTGCTTGACAGCCGGTCGGCGAATCGTCTTCTCCGCGAGGCGGTGAAGGAGTACGATCATGTTGTGGTCGATTCGCCGCCCTCGCTGGGGGCCGCGGATGCCCTGGCCTGGGCGCAGGCCGTGGATGGCGTCATCCTCTCAACCTTTGCGAACTTCTCCAACTCGCGGGCGATGAAGATCGCCTGCCAGCGGCTCGGGATGGTCCAGGCTCGACTGTTGGGTGCGGTAGTCTGCAACACCTCGATTAAGGAGAGCTACTACTCCTACTCGTCGAGCAGCGTGCGCTCCACAACGAGTGGCACCAACGCCGCAGCCTTCAAACCCGGCGAACGTCGCACCCCGCCGTTTGTCCAATTGCCCGGCGTCACGGCCGCTGAATCGGCCAGCTCCGAACTCAGCAAGAGCACCTGA